CAGTGCTCGGCCCGCTTCTCGAAATCGTTGATGTTCTCCTTGATGATCTCGAAATCGCCGCCGGCGGAGAACGCCTTGCCGACACCCGTGATCAGCGACACCGAGACATCAGGATCGTCGTCGACGTCCTTCCAGACGCGGACCAGTTCGTGATGCATCGCATTGTCGGTCGCGTTGTAGCGATCGGGGCGGTTCATCTCGATCTTGAGCACGCCCGGCGCGGGCCTGGAGAAGAGAAGGCGGGTATAGCCCGCATAGCGATCCGTCACGGTTTGCTCCCTGTTGCCGTTCGAGGCGAAACTAGCTCCTTCGAGCTTCCAGTCAAGATACTTTCCCATCAAGAAAGTTACTTGCAGGGAAATTCAAAAGGTCGGGGGCGTGCAGACCCACAGCACCCTGGTCATGACCTTGCCGGGGTTGCGATAGCCGTGGCTCAAATCCGACTTGAAGAAGAAGCAGTCGCCTTCGGCAACATGGTAGGTTTCGCCGGCGACATGCAGCTCCAGCTCGCCGGTCAGAACGTAGCCGATCTCCTCGCCGTCGTGGATGATCTCGCCGTCGGTATGCCCGCCCGGCGACACGCAGTGGATATTGGCCTCGATCAGCGCCCCCTTGGCGGTCGCGATCAGCCGTTCCAGCGCGATGCCAGGCCCCTGCAGCAGGGGATCGGTCCGGATCACCGGCCTGTTGTCCGATCGCATGATCAGCACCGGCGCATCCGTCAGGGGATCGGCGAAAAGCGCCGCGATGTTGATGTCCAGCGTGCCGACGATCTGGTGCAGCATCGAGAGCGACGGACGCACCTTGTCGTTCTCGAGCTTGGACAGGAAACTCTCGGAGCATCCCAGCCGGTCGGCAAGCTCGCGAAGCTTCAGATGCTTCGCGAGCCGCGCATGCTTCAACCGCAGGCCGATCTTGATCTCGTCCGCGGCACTGCCGCTATCGGCAGCGATCTTTCGCAATTCCTGGCCCTTGCCGGTCCTGCGCCGTGTCTTTGCTACCGCCATCGAGGAATCATCCTTTCATTACGGCAATGCCTTGTCACAACCATTGGTCGAACAGCAACAGATAACGCAAATGGCGACCATCGGCGCAAGCGGGCGATGGACCCGATGTCGGGAGCCCCGTCCTCATACCTTGCGCGCCCTTCCTTCCCAGTACGGATTGCGGAGCTGGGCCTTCAGCACCTTGCCCGACGCATTTCGCGGCAGGTTGTCGACGAAGTCGACCGATTTCGGCACCTTGAAGCCGCCGAGATGGTTCCGGCAATGCTCGAGCAGCTCGTCGGCGGACGGATTCGATCCCGCCCTGCGCACGACGATCGCCTTCACCGCCTCGCCCCAGCGCTCGTCGGGCACGCCGATCACGGCGACATCGAGCACCGACGGATGACCGGACAGCGCGCCCTCGACCTCCGCGGAGGCGATGTTCTCGCCGCCCGAGATGATCATGTCCTTCTTGCGGTCGACGATGTAGAAGCGGCCTTCACCATCCCTGCGCGCCACGTCGCCGGTATGTAGCTGTCCTTCGACGAGCGTCGCGGCGGTGGCGGCTTCCTTCTTCCAGTAGCCCTGCATCAGGCTCGGGCCGCGCACGCACAGCTCGCCGAGCTCGCCGTCCGGCACCGCGCGGCCTGCGTCATCGACGATTCTGATGTCGTAGCCAAGCATCGCGCGGCCGCACGAGCGCAGCAATTGCGGCGCGCCGCTGGCGCCGGCGCGGTGGTCCTGCGCGTCGAGCACGGAGACCAGCACGCCGGCCTCGGTCTGGCCATAGGTCTGCAGGAACGCGGCGTTGGTCAGCTCCAGGGCCTGCGCCAGGCGGTCCTCGGGGATCGAGGAGCCGCCATACATCACCCGCGTCAGCCGGCTGAGGTCGGTCTTGCGGATCGCCGGCGCCTCCAGCATCGCAACCAGCATCGAGGGCACAAGGCCCACCGCGGTTGCGCCCTCGTCGGTCAGCAGGCGCAGCACCAGATCCGGATCGAAGCGGGGGCAGACCACAATGGTCGATCCCATCGCGAGATGACAAAGCTGATAGATCTGTCCGCCGGCATGAAACTGCGGAATGACCTGGAGCTTGACGTCTTCGGGGCGGGCGTTCAGCGCGATCGAGCTCAAGAGCGTTCCGAGCGAGAACGCCTCATGCGAGAGCATCGCGCCTTTCGGCCGGCCGGTCGTGCCGCTCGTATACATGATGGTGAAGAGATCGGCGGACGATGCCATTGTGGACGGAGCGCTGGCTTTGGCGCGCGACAGCATGTCGTCATAGGCGACCGCAGCACCACCCGCCGCCCCGCCGCCGATCCGTATCCACGTCCGCACCGCCGGCAGGCGATCCCTGATCGCGTCCACCGCGGACACCATGTCATGGGTGTAGACGACGGCAGCGGCTTCCGAGTCGGCAATGATGAATTCAAGCTCTTCGGCGGCAAGCCGGAAATTGAGCGGTACCCAGACCGCGCCGGCCGCGGCGATGCCGAACACGACCTCGACATATTCAGCCGTGTTGGTGGCAAGCACCGCGACCCGCTCGCCGCGCTGCACGCCGAGGCCGGCGAGCGCATTGGCAACCTTGCGCGAGCGCTCGGCGAGCTGTGCGAAGCTCAGCCTGACCGCACCGCAGGCGACCGCGAGCTTGTCGGCCCGCGCCCGCGCATTGTGCCAGATGATGTCGTCGATCCTCATGTCGCACCAGGGATATCGCCGCAGTCGTGGACCACGTGCCCACCGACCATGGTCATCAGCGCGCGCGCCTTGCCGATCTCCGCTTCCGGACATGCCGCGAGGTCCCTGTCCACCACGACGACGTCGCCGTAGCAGCCGACCGCGAGCGATCCGATCTCGGGCCATTCCATCACCGACGCAGCTCCGGTCGTCCACATCGACAGCGCCTCGGCGCGGTCGATCTTCTGGTTGGGCCCGAGGTTGCGATGGCCCGAGCAACCGAATTCATGGGTCAGCGCCAGCTCAATCTGCTCGAAGGAGTTTTTCGGGCCCCAGTCGCTGCCGCCCGCGATATCGAAGCCGGAGTCGAAGAACAGCCGCAGCGGCTGCAATTCGTCGAGCTTGACGTGCTTCATGCGCTGTCGGAACAGGTCGCCCTTGCCCCAGCAGAACGACATCGAGGTCGTCAGCGCCATGTTGAGCTTCGCGTAGCGCTTGATCTGCTGCGGTTCGATGAAGACAGCATGGACCAGCACCCAGCGCAGCGAGCGAATATCGAATTCCCGCGCCACGCGCTCCAGCATCGCGAGATTTTCCTCGTTCGCCTGCGCGCCCATGCACATCGTGTTCAGCCGGATCCTGCGCTCGGCGCAGAACCGCATGACGATTTCCGCCTTTTCCGGCGTGATGTGATAGAACCCCTTGGTCTTTTCGCCGTAAGGCCCCTCGTATTCCTCCTTCATCATCATGCCGCCGGGGAAGCAGGTGCCGTCCCACATGATGGTCACGCCGTTGAAGCGGAAGCGATCGTGGCTCAGCTCGATCGACGAGGCGGCGTTTTCCAGCCTGCGCATGAAATCGGGCATCGGCCGTGGCTTGCTCCAGGGCATGCCGTAGGCTTCCGCCTCCTGCGAGGCGAGCACGCGAAGCTCCAGCTCGCCCTTGTCGCGCAGCGACCGGTAGGCGTCGATCAAGCTGCGGTCCATCATGTGATTTTCATAGACCGCGGTGACGCCGACCTTGTGATAGGCCGCGATCGCATCCCTGGTGCCGGGCTCGAGATGCTCGTATTTGAGGAATGGGATCTTGAGCCACAGATCGTTCGCGAAGGTGTCGTTGTTGTAGTAGTTGGTGACGGAGCCGCGCAGCCGGCCGGTCGGCACGCCTTCCGCATCCTTCTCGATCCAGACGTTGGCCACCCGCTCCGGCGTCTCGCGCGTGATGCCGAGCTTTTCAAGCGCGAGCGAATTGAAGGCGATCGCGTTGGGCAGCCGAGGCGCCCAGGCCTGGATCACGACCGGATGGACCGATGTCGCCTGGTCGAGCACCTGACGGGTCGGCAGGTCCCCTTCGGCCAGATCCTTGAAGCTTCGCTTGATGAAGTAGTGCGCATCGCCGACCGGCGTGGTCATGATCCACTCGCCTTCGGGCGTGGTCGCGGCGCGCGCCGCGATCCGGCGGCAAATATCGGCATGATCGACCGCATCGGCGATGTCCACCAGCGGCCGCTGCAGCGAGCCATAATGCAGGAGGTGCGGATGGGTATCGATCAGGCCCGGCATGATGGTCGCATCACCAACATCGATCCGGCGCGTGCCGGTGGGAATGTTGGCCAGCACGTCCTTCTTCCGGCCCAGCGCAGCGACGCGGCCGCCGGAGATGAGCACGGCGTCGGCGCCGTCGCGTCCGTCGAAAGCATGGACGCGGGCGCCGAACAGGACCACCGGCTGGTGCGGATGAGTAGCCATTACGCTTCCCCTACAACATTCTGCGAGAGATGATCGCCCTTGCGACCGAGATAGGAGGCAATCACGGTCGGGTCCGACCTGACCTGGTCATAGGAGCCCTCGGCGATTTTCTTGCCAAAGTTCAGAACCGCGATGCGCGAGGCGAGCGAGGCGACGAACTTCATCTTGTGCTCGATGACGAGGATCGACAGGCCGCGCTCCGCGATCTTGCGGATGTCGTCGCCGATCTCCTCGGTCTCGCGCGGGTTCATGCCGGCGGTAGGCTCGTCCAGCAGGAGCAGATCGGGACCGGACACCAGCGCGCGCGCAAATTCGACACGGCGGCGATCGGCGTAGGACAGTTCACCCGCGAGCCGGTTCGGCGTTGCCGCGAGATCGCGCGCCACGAATTCCAGCGCATCGATGGCGCGCTGGCGCGCACTTTCGTCGTGCCGCTTCACCTGCGGCAGCCCGCACAGCACGCTCCACCAGCCGGTGCGCGCCACCAGATGACAGCCGACCAGCACGTTCTCGAGGATGGACTGGCCGGGCGACAGGCGGATGTTCTGGAAGGTGCGCGCGATGCCGGCCGCGAAGATCTCCCACGGCCTGAGCTTGAGAAGGTCGACATCCCTCTGCTTCCACCGGGCGCTGCCACCGTCGGCGGCGACGATGCCGGTGATCGCGTTGAACAGCGTCGTCTTGCCGGAACCGTTCGGACCGATCACGCCGACGGTCTCGCCGGCGCCGACCTTGAGGTCGACGCCGGCGAGCGCCTGTACCCCGCCGAAGGACTTCGTGAGATTGCTGATCTCCAGCTCGCCTGAGGTCATTGCTCGTCTCACGCCTTGTCGAAAATGCGCCGCGGATCGGGAAACAGCCCCTTCGGCCGATAGATCAAGAGCACCACCAGCATCGCGCCATAGATCATCAACCGGTAGTCGCCGAGGGCCCTCAGCTTCTCCGGCATGATCATGAGGATGGCGCTGCCGACAAGGATGCCGCCGATATTCCCCATGCCGCCGAGGATCACGATCGCGAGCACCTCGATCGACTGCAGCAGCGTGAAATCATCCGGCGATATGAAGCCGATCAGGTGCGCAAACAGGCTGCCGGCTGGACCTGCGAATGCGCTGCCGAACGCGATCGTCAGCACCCGGAAAACGGGCACGTTGACGCCGAAGCACGAGACACCGACGGCATCCTGGCGGACCGCGCCCCAGGTCCGCCCGATCCAGGAATGCCTGAAGCGCAGCGCCACGAACACCAGCACCGCCAGGACTGCGAGGCACAGATAGTAGCCGTTGGCCTGCGGCGGCAGCACGAGGCCGCCGATGTTCAATGGCGACTTGGCGCTGTGGCCGAACACGGTGATCGCCGGGATGTTGGTGATCCCGTCGGATCCGCGGGTGAGGCCGCGCAGGTTGACGACGAGCTGGTAGACGATCAGCCCGAAGCCGAGCGTGACCAGCGCGAAATAGTCGCCGGTGGTCCGCAGCGAACACAGTCCCAGCAGCGCTCCCGTCACCCAGCACAAGGCGGTGGCGCCGAGCATCGCAAGCCAGAACGGCACGCCCTGGATGGTGAGCAGCGTGCTTGCGTAGGCGGCGAGCGCGAACAGGCCGGCAAAGCCGAGATTGACCACGCCGATCTCGCCAAGCTGGATGTTGAGCCCCAGCGCCATCATGGCGAAGATCATCGTCAGCGAGAGGACAAAGAACCAGTAGCCGTCCGAGCCGAGCACGAAGGGCACGAGCGCGGCGCCGAGCAGGGACGCGAGCCAGGGGGACGGGCCCGCCGCGCCCCGTCCGAGCAGGCCGGTGGCGATCCGACGCGTGGCAGGGACAAACAGGAAGATCGCCAGCGCGGCGATGACGAACCCAAGCTCGGTCGCCGAGAGCAGGCGAATGGAAGCGGCCGCAAGCGGGCACGCCACAAGCAGCAGGAGGCTTTTCGCCCATGGCTGCAATCCCGGCACGGCTGGATGGACGATCGCTGGCGTCATCGTCAGACCCTGTCTCCGCTGGCGCGGCCCAGCAGGCCCACCGGCCGGACGATCAGCACGGCGATCAGGACGGCGAAAACCGCGACGTCCTTGTAGGCCGAGCCATCCGGCAGATAGCCGCTCGCCATCGACTCGATCAACCCGATCAGGAGCGCGCCCAGCACGGCGCCATAGATATTACCAAGCCCGCCGACCACGGCGGCGGTGAACCCTTTCACCGTGAGCAGCACGCCCATGTCGGACTGCACGACATTATAGTAGACCGCATTGAGCAATCCGGCGATGCCGGCGAGCGTGGCACCGATCACGAACATCGCCAGCGTGACCTTGAGCACCGGCACCCCCAGCGACAGCGCGACCTCGCGGTTGTTCAGGATGCTCCGCGTCGCCCGCCCGAGCCGCGTCCTTTCGACAATGAACGAGAGCACGACCACGAGGATCGCCGTGGTGACGACCAGCACGATCTGCTTGAGATCGATGAATACGGAGCCGAGATCATAGGAGCGCGGCGGGACGAAGGACGGAAACGGCTGGGGGTTGCGGCCGTTCGGATAGAAGTTGAGGATCGCCTCCCGGATCACGAAGCCAGCGCCGACCGAAGACAGCAGCCCGATGATCGGCGGCGCGCCGGCGACCGGCCGCAGCGCCACGAGATAGAAGACGACTCCGACGATCACGGCGGCGAGCACGCCGGCCGCGATCGCCGCGACCGAGAGCATCAGGCCGGGCGTCTCGGTGCCCGCCGTACCCAGCACGCCCTGGAACACCGCGAGCGCGGCAAACACACCCACGGCGGCGATGTCGCCGTGGGCGAGATTGACGACCCCGATGATGCCGAAGAACAGGCTGATGCCGATGGCGATCAAGGCATAGATCGCCGACAGCGCCAGTGCGTTCACCAGATACTGGAGGAACAGCTCCATCTTACCTTCCCGATGCCATCACTTGCGCAGCGGCACCCAGTCGCGGTTCTTCAGCACCGCCATGTCGACATATTTCGGCTGCAGTTCGCCACTGGCGTCGAACTTGCCCTTGCCGAAGATGGTCTCGAAATCGTGCGGCTCCCGCACGCCCTTCACGATCGCCTTGCGGTCGGCCCCATATCGCTTCAGCAGGTCAACCATCACCTGTCCGGCGGCGTAGCCGAACGGACCATAGGCTTCGGCCGGCTCCTTGAAATTGGCTTCAGCGTAGCGCTTGGCGAAACCTTCGCCGCCGGGGAGATCCTTCAGAAACGGCAGCGAGGTGACGACGATCGCGCCCTCGCCGGCTTCACCCGCCGCTTCGATGAAGGTCGAGGTCTGCCAGCCGGCATGCCCGATCAGCGGCATCTGCATCCCGAGCTGCCGCATCTGGCGCGCGACCAGCGCGGCCTCCGTGGTCAGGCCCGAGAGATAGACGGCATCCGGCCGCAGCGAGCGCACCTTGGTCAGGAGCGCGGTGAAGTCGCGGTCGCCGACATTGTAGCCTTCTTCCGCGACCACCTTGCCGCCGAGCTTCTGATATTCGGGAATGAAGCCGGCCGATCCGGCCTCGCCAAAGGCGTCGCGCGATTTCACGATCGCGATCGTCATGATCTTGAGGTCTGCCGTCAGGCTTTTGGCGAGGTGCGGCAGCAGATACGCAAAGGGCGTATTGACGCGCGCGATCTCGGCCACGCCCTGGCGCGTGAGGTCATCGACGGAAGCGCCGGACACCAGGTTAAGCAGCCCGCATTGCTGGAAATAGGGAATCGTCGCGAGCGCGACCGGGCTGTTCCAGTGTGCGGAGGCGGCCACAACGTCCGGATCGTTGCACAGCTTCTGGACGGCGGCGACGCCGGTCGAAGGCTTGGAATCATCGGTCTCCGAAACCAGCTCGAGCTTGAATGGCAGCGCATTGCTCGCATTGGCCTCGCGGATCGCAAGCTCCAGCGAATTGCGCGTGCCGATCCCCATCGCGGTATTGGGTCCGGTCAGCGGCCCGACATAGGCGATCTTCACGGTCTTCTTTTCCTGCGCGCCGATCATGCCGGCGCCGCCAAGGAGCGTGATCGCCACGAGCGCCACACCAGCCGTCAATCTTCCAGATATTTTCATGTCACCCTCCCAGATAAGCCGTTTCCAAATCCGCTTCGGCGAGGCGCCGCCCGTCATCGGAGACGAGCACGCCGGCATTGATGCTGCCGGTCAACTCCATCCGCCCCTTTCCCAGCACGTAAAACCGCGCGCAGTTCTCGATCGCCATGTGCACGTTCTGCTCGACCAGCAGAAGCGCGATGCCTTGCCGGACGAAACCTGCGACGATCTCGAAAACCTGTTCGACCACGACCGGCGCGAGCCCCATGGAAGGCTCGTCCATCAGCACGATCTTGGGGCGCGCCATCAGCGCGCGGCCGATCGCGACCATCTGCTGTTCGCCGCCCGAAAGCGTGCCGGCAAGCTGGTGCTGCCGTTCGGCAAGGCGCGGGAACTGCGCGAACACCTGCTCGATGTCGTGCGCAAGCTCCGATTGCCTGCGCAGATAACCGCCCATCAGGAGATTCTCGCGGACAGTCATGGCGGACAGCATGCCACGGCCCTCGAACACCACCGCGATACCGGCGTTGGCGCGAAACTCCGGCGGCTTGCTGTCGAGCGGAACGTCCTCGAACGATATGCGCCCGCCGCTTGGCTGCACGAGCCCGGCAAGCGTGCGGATCAGCGTTGTCTTGCCGGCGCCGTTGCTGCCGAGCAGGCAAACCGCCTCGCCCCGGCCCACGGTCAGGCTCACGTCGGAAAGCGCCTCCACGGGACCGTAGCGGACGCTCAGACCATCCACGCGCAACACGTCGTTTCCCCCTCAACGGGCGAAGACTTGACGGTCGCCTGACTTCTTGTCAAGTGACTTGATTTATAGGCATAAAGTTCAAGGACGGGAAACCGGCGCGCCGAGACCCTTTTTCTGAACGGCTTGGCTCAAGCACGCGGCGCGTTGCGCCTGAGAATATAGGTGTCCATGATCCAGCCGTGGCTGGCGCGCGCCTCTTGCCGCGCGGCCACGATCGCTGGCCCCACCTCGGCAAGTGGACCGGCCATGATGAGCTGATCAGGCATCCCGAGACAAGCGCCCCACCAGATGTGCACGCCTTTCGAATCGAGCGACTGGAACGCCGCACCGCCATCCAGCATCACCACGACCGTATCGATGCCGACCGGCCAGCCGGCGTCGCGCAAGCGGCGGCCCGTGGTGACCAGAAACGGCTCGGCAATTTCGTTCAGCGGGATGCGGTGCGCGGCGCAGAGCGCCTGGATCGCCGTGACGCCGGGAACCACCTCGATCGTCGGCGCCGGCTGCAACCGCCGTGCGATCCGCAAGCTCGAATCATAGAGCGAGGGATCGCCCCAGATCAGAAGCGCAACCTTGCCGCGGTCGCCGAGATGCCGCGCGATCTCGCCCGACCAGGCCTGGGCTACCGCATCATGCCAATCGTCGACGCCCTTGCGATAATCCTCGCCTTCCGCATCGCGCACCGGCAGGTCGAACTCGGCGAGACGCGCACGCTGATTGTCGAGAACCTGTTCGCAGATGGTGCGGCGCAAGTCGGCAAGATCGGCCTTCGCCGCGCCCTTGCGCGGAATCAGGATCAGGTCGGCGGCATTGATCGCCCTGACGGCCGCGAGCGTCAGCTGCCCGGGATCGCCGCAGCCGATTCCTATCAAAGAGAGTGTCAGCATCGCGCAGCCTTACGGGGACGGCCGCATGACGCAGCCGTCCCGCGCATCCTAGACGGCATTGTGCAGACGATAGGTGACGAGGCCGCGCGCCGTCACGCTGCGCAGCGACTTCGCGAACGCCAGCACCGCGAGATCGGCGAGCGGCTCGATGACGATGACCAGCGCATAGGAGACCGCAAAGGATGCGATCGCTGCCAGGTTCTGGGCGCCAAAGCCTGCGCCATAAAGCGCCCAGAACGCGACCCAGGCGACGATGCCGGACTGATAGGCCGTCGAGAGCGCCAGCGCCTGGCGGTACTGCAAATCGACATAGGCTGACTTCGCGGGAATGATGCGCGCGGCAAGCGCATTGATCGCAAACAGCGGCACCAGCAGCGTCGTGACGTTCATGCCGTACTGCGGCAGGTCGACCGGCACGAAGAACAATCCCTGCAGCAGAAGGCCGAGCGCAAGCCCGAACGCGGCCGGCGCCGCGCCGAACAGCAGGAACAGCGTTGAGCCGAGGATGAAGTGCACCTCGGAGACGCCGACCCGGAAATGCGGCAGCACCTCGAAGAACGAGAACACCAGCGCGGTGGTGATCACCGTCCGCAGCGCGAACGAGGCGATGCCCTGCTCGCGCACCGCCGTTGCCGCGAGCTTGACCGCATAACCGCCGGCGGCCGCAGCCGTCGCATAGCTCAGCACGATCTTGGTGCCGTCAACGATACCCGGTTCGATATGCATGGTTCATTCTCCTGCTGTGAGACGGGTTCCTGTCATTCGCCGTGAGCCACCGCGCCATAGAGGATCACGGCGGTTGCAGCGACTTCGTCCCTGCCGAGTTGCTCGGCGAGCGCTGCGATCGTGGTACGGACAAGGCGCTGGTCGTGATGGCCGATGGATTCGGCAAGCAGCGCCGGCGTGTCGGGCGCCATGCCGCACGCGGTCAGCCTGGCCGCAAGCGCCGGAAAGGTCCGCTTGCCCATATAGACCACGGTGGTCGCCTCGGGATCCGCAAGCGCGGTCCAGTTGAGATTGGCGGGCAACTCCCCGGTCACATCGGCGCCGGTGACGAACTGGACACGGCGCGAGGTATGACGGCGCGTGAGCGGAATTTTGGAGGCCGCGGCAGCCGCGCAGGCGGTGGTGACACCGGGGATGATCTCGTAAGCAATGCCGGCCGCGCGCAGCGCCTCGAGCTCCTCCTCGAGCCGACCGAAGATCCCGGCATCGCCCGACTTCAGCCGCACCACCTTTGCACCCGCCGCCGCGTAGTCGATCAGGAGCCGGCTGACATGCTCCTGCTTGGGCGAAAGGCGGCCGGCCCGCTTGCCGACCGAAACGAGATTGGCGCCGGCCTTCGCGTGATCGAGGATCGCGCCCGAGGCAAGATCGTCATAGAGCACGACATCGGCAGCACCAAGCCGCGCCGCCGCTTTCAGCGTCAGCAGTTCCGGATCGCCGGGGCCGGCCGAGACAAAGGAGACGAAGCCGCTCATTTGTCCTCCGCGATGATGTGGAAGAAGGTGCCGCTGGCGCGGCCGCGGCGCGAGCCGGTTTCCGTAACGACCGCGCCCGTCGCGTCACGCACGACGGCGAGCGGCTCGTCGGGCTGGGCGAGAATCGTCGCATAGTGAAACTCGTGACCGCGCAGGCGGCTACCCGCGACCTGTCCGGGCATCGGCACGGCCAGTTCGGCCAGCCGATAGCCGAGATGCATGCGCCGCGTGGCAAAGGAGGTTTCGAGACCGAGCAACCCCGTCATTTGATGTCGCGCACCTGTTTGATCGATCAGGCCTTCGCCCAGCACCATATAGCCGCCGCACTCGCCATGCACCGGCCGCGTTTGCGCAAACGCGTTCAATCCCTGTCGGAACCGATGGTTTCCGGCGAGCCGTCCTGCATGCAGTTCCGGGTAGCCGCCGGGCAGCCAGCAGACGTCGGCGTTTTGGGATGGCGCTTCATCTGAAAGCGGCGAGAAGGTCGTGATCTCGGCTCCGGCCGCGCGCCAGCCTTCCAGCATGTGTGGATAGATAAAGGAGAAAGCGGCATCGCGCGCCAGCGCGATCCGCTGCCCGGGCGGCGTGGCGACGGCAGCCGCGGCGCGACGATGCGGCCCGGAGGCGTATTCCGCCGCCTGCAACAATCCGTCGAGATCGATCCGCTCGGCAACCAGCCGCGCCGCCTCGCCAATCAATTCGCTGAGCGCCGTGTGTTCTTCCGCCTGCACCAGGCCAAGGTGTCGCTCCGGCAGCTTGATCGGCGCATGCCGCGGCAGCACGCCGAACACTTCAATGCCGACACTCGCCATCGCGCCGCGCACCAGGTCTTCGTGGCGCGGGCTGGCAACGCGATTGAGCACCACGCCGGCCATGCGCACGCCGGGGCGGAAGTCGC
This genomic interval from Bradyrhizobium sp. NP1 contains the following:
- a CDS encoding energy-coupling factor ABC transporter permease, yielding MHIEPGIVDGTKIVLSYATAAAAGGYAVKLAATAVREQGIASFALRTVITTALVFSFFEVLPHFRVGVSEVHFILGSTLFLLFGAAPAAFGLALGLLLQGLFFVPVDLPQYGMNVTTLLVPLFAINALAARIIPAKSAYVDLQYRQALALSTAYQSGIVAWVAFWALYGAGFGAQNLAAIASFAVSYALVIVIEPLADLAVLAFAKSLRSVTARGLVTYRLHNAV
- the cobA gene encoding uroporphyrinogen-III C-methyltransferase encodes the protein MSGFVSFVSAGPGDPELLTLKAAARLGAADVVLYDDLASGAILDHAKAGANLVSVGKRAGRLSPKQEHVSRLLIDYAAAGAKVVRLKSGDAGIFGRLEEELEALRAAGIAYEIIPGVTTACAAAAASKIPLTRRHTSRRVQFVTGADVTGELPANLNWTALADPEATTVVYMGKRTFPALAARLTACGMAPDTPALLAESIGHHDQRLVRTTIAALAEQLGRDEVAATAVILYGAVAHGE
- the cobF gene encoding precorrin-6A synthase (deacetylating), translated to MLTLSLIGIGCGDPGQLTLAAVRAINAADLILIPRKGAAKADLADLRRTICEQVLDNQRARLAEFDLPVRDAEGEDYRKGVDDWHDAVAQAWSGEIARHLGDRGKVALLIWGDPSLYDSSLRIARRLQPAPTIEVVPGVTAIQALCAAHRIPLNEIAEPFLVTTGRRLRDAGWPVGIDTVVVMLDGGAAFQSLDSKGVHIWWGACLGMPDQLIMAGPLAEVGPAIVAARQEARASHGWIMDTYILRRNAPRA
- a CDS encoding cobyrinate a,c-diamide synthase, translated to MSRALLISAPASGTGKTTLMLALARAYSDRGLAVQCFKSGPDYIDPAFHAVATGKTSVNLDSWAMDRATIEALTARGADADLVLAEGSMGLFDGVARKGASGSGATADVAEMMGWPVLLVLDPSGQAQTAAAVAAGLRDFRPGVRMAGVVLNRVASPRHEDLVRGAMASVGIEVFGVLPRHAPIKLPERHLGLVQAEEHTALSELIGEAARLVAERIDLDGLLQAAEYASGPHRRAAAAVATPPGQRIALARDAAFSFIYPHMLEGWRAAGAEITTFSPLSDEAPSQNADVCWLPGGYPELHAGRLAGNHRFRQGLNAFAQTRPVHGECGGYMVLGEGLIDQTGARHQMTGLLGLETSFATRRMHLGYRLAELAVPMPGQVAGSRLRGHEFHYATILAQPDEPLAVVRDATGAVVTETGSRRGRASGTFFHIIAEDK